The DNA window GCCGATCCCCCGGTCGGCGTCGAAGGCGGTGGCGGCATCGACGACGTCGCGCATGACCTGCGAGTTCAGCGCGTTCAACGCCTCCGGCCGGTTCAGGGTGATCCAGCCGACACGACCGCGGGTCTCGACGACGATGGTCTGGTACTCGGTCACGATGTCTCCCTCTCGCCCGCGGCGCGGATGTCGGTGATGATGCCGCTGAAGTCGCGCTGCCCGCCGGCGCCCGCCGCGTATTCGCGGTAGATCTCGCGGGCCAGCAGCCCCATGCGGGCGTCGGTGCCCGTGCGGACCAGCGCCTGCTCGGCGAGGCCGAGGTCCTTGTCCATGAGCGCGCCGGCGAAGCCGGGGCGGTAGTCGCGGTTGGCGGGGCTGGTGGGGACGGGCCCCGGCACGGGGCAGTTGGTCGTCAGCGCCCAGCACTGGCCCGAGGCGTTCGAGGCCACGTCGAAGAGGGCCTGGTGGTCGAGTCCCAGCCGCTCGCCGAGCACGAACGCCTCGGCGACGGCGATCTGCGACACGGCGAGGATCATGTTGTTGCAGACCTTCGCAGCCTGCCCGAGACCGGCGCCGCCGCAGTGCACGATCCGCGCGCCCATGTGCTCCAGGAGCGGGCGGGCGGCGGCGGCATCCGCCTCCGATCCCCCGACCATGAACGCGAGGGTGGCGTTCTCGGCACCCACCACGCCCCCCGACACGGGCGCGTCCACGCTGCGGGCGCCCGCGGCCTCGGCGAGTGCGTGCGCCTCCTGCGCCTCGTCGACGGCGATCGTGGAGCAGTCGACGAACAGCGCGCCGCGGGCTGCCACCGCGAGCAGGCCGGGCGCGTCGGCCGTGCCCCGGTAGGCGCCGAGCACCTGGCTGCCGGCCGCGAACATGGTGATCACCGCATCGCGGTCGGCGGCAGCATCCGTCGCCGTCTCCGTCACCGCGAGACCGGCCGCGCGTGCCGCCTCCCGGGCGGTCGGCGAGACGTCGAAGCCGGTCACGTCGTAGCCCGCCGCCGCGAGATTGCGCGCCATCGGAAGTCCCATGTGGCCGAGGCCGAGGAACGCGATGCGGGTGTTCGAGGTGTTCATGTGGACCCTCCCGGGTGTCGTCGTCGACTCTTCAGGTATATCAAGACCGGGGGTCCGGCCGGACCGTGCGCGCGACCGCCGGTTGCCGTCCGTTCACCTGCACGACACCCGCGGGCCCGAGGGTGGAGTCTCCGCTCCCCCACACCCCGAGGACACGCATGCCTTCGCATCCCCTCCGCCGCGCGGTCGCCTTCACGGCCGTCACGGCGGCCGTCTGCACCTTGACCCTCACCGCCGTCGGCACCGCGTCCGCCGCCGTGGTCGACGCCCCCGTGAGCCTCTCGGCCGACGGCGCGCGCATCGCGCTGTCGCCGGTCGGCAGCTTCGACACCGGCGTCTTCAACGAGTCCGCCGCCGAGATCGTCACCGCGCACGGCGACCGCCTGTTCGTCGTCGACGCGCAGGCCGGCGCCGTGACGGTGCTGGACTACTCGAACCCCACGGCGATCGCCGAGCTCTTCGAGATCAGCGCGCCGGGCGTGGCCAACTCCGTCGCCGTGCGCGCCGACGGCCTCGGGGTCATCGCCTTCGAGGCGGAGACCAAGACCGACCCGGGTCGGCTCGTCTTCTTCGACGCGGATGCGCCGGATGTCACGGAGGCTGTGCTCGGCAACGTCGCGGTGGGCGCGCTCCCCGACATGGTCACCTTCTCCGATGACGGCGCGTACGTCGTCTCGGCGAACGAGGGCGAACCCGCCGACGACTTCTCGGTCGACCCCGAGGGCTCGGTGAGTGTCGTGGCGGCGCCTGTCGGCAAGGCCGCTCCCATGCAGGCCGACGTCCGCAGCGCCGGTTTCGCCGCCTTCGAGGGCGATGCCCTCCCGGCGGGTGTCCGCGTCTTCGGTCCCGACGTGGCCGCGCCCGACCAGGGCGACACCCCCCTCGCGGCCAACCGCGTCAGCCGCAACCTCGAGCCCGAGTACGTGGCCGTCGACGGCGGCACGGCGTACGTGACCCTGCAGGAGGCCAACGCCGTCGCCACCGTCGACCTCTCGTCGGCGGCCGTGTCCGGCATCCTCCCCCTCGGATTCAAGGACTGGGGCGCCGACGGCAACGCGCTGGACGCCTCCGACAAGGACGACGCCATCGCGATCCGCAGCTACGGGGACCTCTTCGGCGCGTACATGCCCGACGGCATCCAGTCCTACGTCGCCGGCGACCAGACCTACCTCGTGACCGCCAACGAGGGAGACGCCCGCGAATGGGGCGACTTCATCGACGAATCGCGGGTGAAGAACCTCGCCGACGACGGCCAGGGGCCCGTGTGCGCCGACAGCCGACTGGCTGCGCAGACCGGCGACGCCGACCTGGGACGGCTGAAGGTCGCCACCGACCTCGGCTTCGACGCAGCGCAGAACTGCTACAGCGAGCTGTACGCCTATGGCGCGCGGTCGTTCTCCATCTGGACGACCGACGGCACGCAGGTCTACGACTCGGGCTCCGAGTTCGAGCAGACCGTGGCCGCGGCTGTGCCCGACGCGTTCAACTCGAACCACGAGGAGACCGACTTCGACGGCCGCAGCGACGACAAGGGCCCCGAGCCCGAGAACGTCGCCATCGGGGAGGTCGGCGGCCGCACCTACGCCTTCGTCGGCCTCGAGCGCGTCGGCGGCGTGATGGTCTACGACATCAGCGACCCCGCCGCGGCGACGTTCGTCACCTACGTGAACAACCGCGACTTCGCGGTGCAGGGCGAGGAGGATCCGGCCGCGGCCGGCGACCTCGGCCCCGAGGGACTGCACTTCATCCCCGCCTCGGAGTCGTCGACCGGTGCGCCCATGCTCGCCGTCGGCAACGAGGTGTCGGGGACCACGACCCTCTTCGCGATCGACCAGCTCGGCACCGTGGACCTCACCCTGCTCGGCATCAACGACTTCCACGGACGCATCGACGGCAACACGGTGAAGTTCGCGGGCACCATCGAGGAGCAGCGGGCCGCCGCCCCCGGCGAGACCCTGTTCCTGTCCTCCGGTGACAACATCGGCGCCTCGCTGTTCGCCTCCTCCTACCAGAAGGATCAGCCGACCATCGATGTGCTCAACGCCCTCGAGCTCGAGTCGAGCGCCGTCGGCAACCACGAGTTCGACCAGGGCTTCGCGGATCTGACGGACCGCGTGCAGCCCGCGGCCGACTTCTCGTACCTCGGCGCGAACGTCTACGAGAAGGGCACGACGACCCCCGCCCTGCCCGCCTTCGAGACGTACGACGTGGACGGCCTGCGCGTGGCCGTGGTCGGCGCCGTCACCCGGGAGACCGCATCCCTCGTGTCGCCGTCGGGCATCGCGGACCTCGACTTCGGCGACCCGGTCGAGGCGGTCAACCGTGTCGCTGACGAGCTCACGGACGGGAACGACGCCAACGGCGAGGCCGACGTCATCGTCGCGCTGTACCACGAGGGCGCCAGCGCCGGAGATGCGGAAGCGGCGTCGCTCCAGGACGAACTGGCCAAGGGCGGCGACTTCGCCCGCATCGTGCAGGAGACCTCGCCGGCGATCGACGCGATCTTCACCGGCCACACCCACAAGAAGTACGCGTGGGCTGCGCCGGTACCCGGCGAGGCCGGCAAGACGCGTCCCATCCTCCAGACCGGTTCCTACGGCGAGAACATCGGCCGGATCACCCTGTCGCTGGATGCGCAGACCGGTGAGGTGCTCTCCCACACGGAGCGCAACATCGCCCGGACCACGATCGACGACGCCGTGCTCACCGACCGCTACCCGCGGGTCGCCGAGGTGAAGACGATCACCGACGCCGCCCTGGCCGTGGCGGAGGAGGTCGGCGACCAGAAGGTGGCCGAGGTGTCGACCGACATCACCACCGCCTTCTTCGGCGGATCGTTCGTGGACGGCGTCTGGACCGGCGGCAAGCGCGACGACCGCTCGGCGGAATCGACCCTGGGCAACCTCGTGGCCGATGCGCTGCTGTCCTCGACGGCCGACCTTCCGGAAGGCGTCGCGGACATCGGCGTCACCAACCCCGGTGGACTGCGCAACGAGCTGTACGACACGCAGGCCGAGTTCGAGGGCGCTGCGGTGCCGGAACTGGCGGACGGCGACATCTCGTTCGCGCAGGCGCTGGCGGTCCTGCCTTTTGCGAACACCACGACGCTGGTGACGATGACCGGCGCGACGTTCACCCAGCTGCTCGAGGAGCAGTGGCAGCTCGACAAGGACGGCAACGTCCCCTCCCGCCCGTACCTCCAGCTCGGGCTCTCGGAGAACGTGACCTACACGTACGACGCGACGCGCGCGCAGGGCGACCGCATCACCTCCGTGACGGTGGACGGTGAGCCGCTGGAGGATGCCGCCGAGTACCGGG is part of the Microbacterium lemovicicum genome and encodes:
- the mmsB gene encoding 3-hydroxyisobutyrate dehydrogenase yields the protein MNTSNTRIAFLGLGHMGLPMARNLAAAGYDVTGFDVSPTAREAARAAGLAVTETATDAAADRDAVITMFAAGSQVLGAYRGTADAPGLLAVAARGALFVDCSTIAVDEAQEAHALAEAAGARSVDAPVSGGVVGAENATLAFMVGGSEADAAAARPLLEHMGARIVHCGGAGLGQAAKVCNNMILAVSQIAVAEAFVLGERLGLDHQALFDVASNASGQCWALTTNCPVPGPVPTSPANRDYRPGFAGALMDKDLGLAEQALVRTGTDARMGLLAREIYREYAAGAGGQRDFSGIITDIRAAGERETS
- a CDS encoding choice-of-anchor I family protein, producing the protein MPSHPLRRAVAFTAVTAAVCTLTLTAVGTASAAVVDAPVSLSADGARIALSPVGSFDTGVFNESAAEIVTAHGDRLFVVDAQAGAVTVLDYSNPTAIAELFEISAPGVANSVAVRADGLGVIAFEAETKTDPGRLVFFDADAPDVTEAVLGNVAVGALPDMVTFSDDGAYVVSANEGEPADDFSVDPEGSVSVVAAPVGKAAPMQADVRSAGFAAFEGDALPAGVRVFGPDVAAPDQGDTPLAANRVSRNLEPEYVAVDGGTAYVTLQEANAVATVDLSSAAVSGILPLGFKDWGADGNALDASDKDDAIAIRSYGDLFGAYMPDGIQSYVAGDQTYLVTANEGDAREWGDFIDESRVKNLADDGQGPVCADSRLAAQTGDADLGRLKVATDLGFDAAQNCYSELYAYGARSFSIWTTDGTQVYDSGSEFEQTVAAAVPDAFNSNHEETDFDGRSDDKGPEPENVAIGEVGGRTYAFVGLERVGGVMVYDISDPAAATFVTYVNNRDFAVQGEEDPAAAGDLGPEGLHFIPASESSTGAPMLAVGNEVSGTTTLFAIDQLGTVDLTLLGINDFHGRIDGNTVKFAGTIEEQRAAAPGETLFLSSGDNIGASLFASSYQKDQPTIDVLNALELESSAVGNHEFDQGFADLTDRVQPAADFSYLGANVYEKGTTTPALPAFETYDVDGLRVAVVGAVTRETASLVSPSGIADLDFGDPVEAVNRVADELTDGNDANGEADVIVALYHEGASAGDAEAASLQDELAKGGDFARIVQETSPAIDAIFTGHTHKKYAWAAPVPGEAGKTRPILQTGSYGENIGRITLSLDAQTGEVLSHTERNIARTTIDDAVLTDRYPRVAEVKTITDAALAVAEEVGDQKVAEVSTDITTAFFGGSFVDGVWTGGKRDDRSAESTLGNLVADALLSSTADLPEGVADIGVTNPGGLRNELYDTQAEFEGAAVPELADGDISFAQALAVLPFANTTTLVTMTGATFTQLLEEQWQLDKDGNVPSRPYLQLGLSENVTYTYDATRAQGDRITSVTVDGEPLEDAAEYRVSTLSFLADGGDNFRAFTASTDRLDTGNVDYEAWIDYLAAESPVAPSYAKHAVEVSGLAPAAAGSTATFTAANLNLTSLGTPETTELSVSIDGRDAGTVPVTAGAAEVRIPVPADAEAGSMLQVVLTAESGTVVTVPVSVTESATTPTPDPSTPGTGTPGTGTPGTGTPGTGAGSGSGSGSSGGGLALTGADAPWGIALGGAVLLIAGGAAFVLRRRREVSTD